The genome window ATGTTATCCCTGCCGGGCCATTTACCGCTCTGACTCTTTTGATGGAGGAAGCATGCCCTTTATCCCCCATACTCCGGAAGATTGCAGCGCCATGTTGCAAACCATAGGAGTCGCAACGCTTGACGATCTTTTTGCCGATATCCCCGCCGCGATGCGGCCCCAAAGCTTCAACCTGCCGGGCGGCCTCAGCGAAACGGCCACCTGCGAGCGGATGGAGGGGATGGCGGCCCGTAACCAATATGCCACCCCAAGTTTTGTGGGCGGCGGCTTCTACAACCACTCCATCCCCAAGGCCGTGGACGCCCTGACCGGGCGCGGCGAATTTTATACCGCGTACACCCCGTACCAGCCGGAAGCCTCGCAGGGCACGCTGCAAGCCATTTTTGAATACCAAACGGCCATCTGCCGCCTCCTGGAGATGGACGTCGCCAACGCCTCCGTCTACGACGGCGGCAGCGCCCTCTTTGAAGCCGTCATGATGGCGGCCCGCGCGACCAAGCGGGGCCGGATCGTCATCGACGCCTCCGTGAACCCCCTGTACCGGACCATGCTCGCCACCCTGACGGCCAACCTCGGCTTTGAGTTGGTGACCATCCCCCACGCGGCCGGAGCTCCGGACATGGAAGCCCTGCACAAGGCGCTGACGGATACCACCGCCGGCATTGTGGTGCAGAACCCCAACTTCTTCGGCGTTATCAGCGATTTTTCCGGCCTGTTCGCCACAGCCAAGGAAAAAGGCGCTCTCTCGGTGCTCTCCGTATACCCGGTCATGCAGTCCGTGCTGAAAACCCCCGGCGAAATGGGCGCGGACATCGCCGTGGCGGACGGGCAGTCCGTCGGCCAGCCGCTCGGCTTCGGCGGCCCGTACCTCGGCATCATGGCCTGCACCAAAGCGCTCGTCCGCCAGCTGCCCGGCAGAATCGTCGGCAGAACGGTCGACTCGGAAGGCAAAACCGGCTACGTGCTCACGCTGCAAGCCAGAGAGCAACACATCCGCCGGGCCAAAGCCACGTCCAACATCTGCTCAAACCAGGCTCTCTGCGCCCTGCGCACCCTGGTCCACCTCTGCCTGCTCGGCCCGGAAGGCCTCGCCCGGACGGCGGAAATAAGCATGCTCCGCGCGCGCGAGGCGGAAAAGGCCCTGACCTCGATTTCCGGCGTCAAACGGTTGAACGCCCTTCCTTTCGGAAACGAATTCGCCGTGGTCCTGCCCAAACCTGCGGCGGACGTGGTGGCCGCCATGCTGCGGGAAAAAATCATACCGGGCCTGCCCGTCAGTCTGTGGTATAAAGGCATGGACAACGTCCTTCTCGTCGCCTGCACCGAACAGACCCGGCACTCGCATATAGAACAGCTGGCTGCTTTCCTGGGAGGCAATTTATGAAAACCGTCTTTCGCCAATCCGTTCCCGGCCGCACCGGCGTTGTTCCCGCGGCTCCCGATAAAAAAGCGGCGGACATGCTTCCCAGAAACCTTCTGCGCAAAACAGCGCCCAGACTGCCGGAAATGTCCGAGTTGGACGTCGTCCGCCACTTCACCAGACTGTCCCGCCTGAACTACTGCGTTGACGGCAATTTTTATCCCCTGGGTTCCTGCACCATGAAATATAACCCGAAATTCATTGAGCACGTGGCGTCCCTCCCCGGCTTTACCCAGCTGCACCCGCTGCATGCGCAGCTGCCGCAAGGGGAAACGCTGACCCAAGGCGCGCTGGAAGCCATGTACCTTGCCGAGGAACTGCTCTGCGAAGTTACGGGCATGCGGGCCTTCACCCTGAACCCCATGGCGGGCGCGCAGGGCGAACTGACCGGCGCGCTTCTCATCGCCGCGTATCACAGGGCCAAAGGCAACAAAAAATCAAAAGTCATCTGCCCGGATTCCGCTCACGGCACCAACCC of uncultured delta proteobacterium contains these proteins:
- the gcvPA gene encoding putative glycine dehydrogenase (decarboxylating) subunit 1 (Evidence 3 : Function proposed based on presence of conserved amino acid motif, structural feature or limited homology), with amino-acid sequence MPFIPHTPEDCSAMLQTIGVATLDDLFADIPAAMRPQSFNLPGGLSETATCERMEGMAARNQYATPSFVGGGFYNHSIPKAVDALTGRGEFYTAYTPYQPEASQGTLQAIFEYQTAICRLLEMDVANASVYDGGSALFEAVMMAARATKRGRIVIDASVNPLYRTMLATLTANLGFELVTIPHAAGAPDMEALHKALTDTTAGIVVQNPNFFGVISDFSGLFATAKEKGALSVLSVYPVMQSVLKTPGEMGADIAVADGQSVGQPLGFGGPYLGIMACTKALVRQLPGRIVGRTVDSEGKTGYVLTLQAREQHIRRAKATSNICSNQALCALRTLVHLCLLGPEGLARTAEISMLRAREAEKALTSISGVKRLNALPFGNEFAVVLPKPAADVVAAMLREKIIPGLPVSLWYKGMDNVLLVACTEQTRHSHIEQLAAFLGGNL